The Bacteroidota bacterium genome window below encodes:
- a CDS encoding methyltransferase yields the protein MIAIDISEKALLVASENALTNLLEIEFLQSDILKTDLIQTDIDIIVSNPPYVKASEVIEMKSNVIDYEPHLALFVSDDDPLIFYKRLAILAKKSLKKSGKIYLEINEKLSNETAELLELQGFHEIRVKKDLNDRFRMISATNP from the coding sequence GTGATTGCAATTGATATTTCTGAGAAAGCTCTATTGGTTGCTTCTGAAAATGCTTTAACAAATTTGCTTGAAATTGAATTTCTTCAATCTGATATTCTTAAAACAGATTTAATTCAAACGGACATAGATATTATTGTGAGCAATCCGCCATATGTCAAAGCAAGTGAAGTTATAGAAATGAAATCGAATGTCATCGATTACGAACCACATCTGGCGCTTTTTGTATCAGATGATGATCCATTGATCTTTTATAAACGACTGGCAATTCTGGCAAAAAAATCATTAAAGAAGTCCGGAAAAATTTACCTTGAAATCAATGAAAAGTTGAGTAATGAAACGGCTGAACTATTAGAACTACAAGGTTTTCATGAGATTAGAGTGAAAAAAGATCTTAATGATCGTTTCAGGATGATCTCTGCAACAAATCCATAG
- a CDS encoding aminoacyl-histidine dipeptidase, giving the protein MSKSITSLEPKELWTNFSEINAVPRPSKKEERIIEFMMQFGKKVGLETTKDDVGNVIIKKPASKGMENRQTIVLQSHLDMVHQKNANTKFDFNTQGIEMLVDGDWVKANGTTLGADNGIGVASIMTVLASTTIEHPAIEALFTIDEETGMTGALNLKAGVLKGKILLNLDTEDDKELTIGCAGGIDVTATGSFTHEAAPPNSVFYGIYVKGLTGGHSGMDIYKGRGNSNKIMNRVLLSAFEKFGFQIATIDGGSLRNAIPRESVAEIALEESKINDFEIFIRKISDELEFEYKTTDPNFSVTAKPLEIKKRVLQKGFQLKLMKSLYACANGIYRMSPDIEHLVQTSNNLARVVVNEGEYSIQCLTRSSVDSEKMDLANTLRHTFELIGAKVEFKGSYPGWTPNPDAPIIKIMNDLYKEMYKGEALVNACHAGLECGILGANYPGMQMISFGPNIHGAHSPDEKVQISSVQKFWGYFLETLKRIPKN; this is encoded by the coding sequence ATGTCAAAATCAATAACATCCCTGGAGCCGAAAGAGCTCTGGACTAATTTCTCAGAAATAAATGCTGTTCCTCGTCCTTCGAAAAAAGAAGAACGGATTATCGAATTCATGATGCAGTTTGGAAAGAAGGTGGGATTAGAAACTACAAAAGATGATGTAGGAAATGTGATCATCAAAAAACCGGCATCTAAAGGAATGGAAAACCGGCAGACAATTGTGCTGCAAAGTCACCTCGACATGGTTCATCAGAAAAATGCCAATACGAAATTTGATTTCAATACCCAGGGAATAGAAATGCTTGTTGATGGGGATTGGGTGAAAGCAAATGGAACGACGCTTGGAGCGGATAATGGAATCGGAGTTGCATCTATCATGACAGTTCTGGCTTCTACGACAATAGAACATCCTGCTATAGAAGCTTTGTTTACAATCGATGAAGAGACCGGAATGACAGGTGCATTGAATTTGAAAGCAGGTGTATTAAAAGGAAAGATCCTTTTGAATCTGGATACAGAAGATGATAAAGAACTGACAATAGGATGTGCCGGAGGTATAGATGTAACTGCAACCGGTAGTTTTACTCATGAAGCTGCGCCGCCCAACAGTGTGTTTTATGGAATATATGTGAAAGGTTTGACCGGCGGACATTCAGGAATGGATATCTACAAAGGTCGTGGTAATTCCAATAAGATCATGAACCGTGTTTTGCTTTCAGCTTTTGAAAAATTCGGTTTTCAGATTGCAACTATTGATGGTGGAAGTTTACGTAATGCAATTCCGAGAGAATCGGTTGCAGAAATTGCATTAGAAGAAAGTAAGATAAATGATTTTGAAATTTTCATCAGAAAAATTTCCGATGAACTGGAATTTGAATATAAAACAACTGATCCTAATTTCTCTGTTACTGCTAAACCTCTGGAAATAAAAAAGAGAGTTTTGCAAAAAGGCTTTCAGTTGAAGTTGATGAAAAGTTTGTATGCCTGCGCCAATGGTATATATCGGATGAGTCCGGATATAGAACATCTGGTTCAGACATCCAATAACCTTGCACGGGTAGTTGTAAATGAAGGTGAATATTCTATTCAATGTCTGACAAGAAGTTCTGTCGACAGCGAAAAGATGGATCTTGCAAATACATTACGCCATACTTTCGAATTAATAGGTGCTAAAGTAGAATTCAAAGGTTCATATCCCGGATGGACACCAAACCCGGATGCTCCAATTATAAAGATCATGAATGACCTTTATAAAGAGATGTATAAGGGTGAAGCATTAGTTAATGCATGTCATGCCGGACTTGAGTGTGGTATTCTCGGAGCAAATTATCCCGGAATGCAAATGATCTCTTTTGGTCCGAATATTCATGGTGCCCATTCACCTGATGAGAAAGTTCAGATCAGTTCTGTACAGAAATTTTGGGGTTATTTTTTGGAGACGTTGAAGCGAATTCCTAAGAACTAG
- the ribD gene encoding bifunctional diaminohydroxyphosphoribosylaminopyrimidine deaminase/5-amino-6-(5-phosphoribosylamino)uracil reductase RibD — protein MTEKKYLHRCFQLALNGIGNVAPNPMVGAVIVYEDAIIGEGFHQKYGQAHAEVNAISNAIENGFENLLSKSTIYVNLEPCSHYGKTPPCCDLIIKHRFKKVVISNQDPFPEVAGNGIRKMMEAGIDVATSVLELEGRVVNKRFFTFYEKKRPYIILKFAQSTDGFIAPENPDPENRKISNELSNKLVHQWRSEESAILVGTRTASIDNPALTVRNYSGKNPVRMVIDKECKLPLTNSIFNNEAQTLIFNDKKNQVLENLEFIKIDFNIEILNQINQIAFDKKILSILVEGGSKIHQQYIDMSLWDEIRTITAPLELISGTKSASFTGNLKDKFHLGKDLIKIFTLNS, from the coding sequence ATGACGGAAAAAAAATATTTACATCGTTGTTTTCAACTTGCACTCAATGGAATAGGTAATGTAGCTCCTAATCCGATGGTAGGTGCAGTAATCGTTTATGAAGATGCAATTATCGGTGAAGGATTTCATCAGAAATATGGCCAGGCGCATGCAGAGGTGAATGCAATTAGTAATGCCATAGAAAATGGCTTTGAAAATTTGCTTTCGAAATCCACAATTTATGTAAACCTTGAACCATGTTCACATTACGGGAAAACGCCTCCTTGCTGTGATCTGATCATTAAACATCGTTTTAAAAAAGTTGTGATCAGTAATCAGGATCCATTTCCGGAAGTTGCAGGAAATGGAATTCGGAAAATGATGGAAGCAGGAATAGATGTTGCGACATCTGTTTTAGAATTGGAAGGTCGCGTGGTCAATAAACGTTTCTTTACTTTTTATGAAAAGAAACGACCCTACATCATTCTGAAATTTGCTCAATCGACTGACGGATTTATTGCACCTGAAAACCCGGACCCGGAAAACCGGAAAATCAGCAATGAATTAAGTAACAAGCTTGTTCATCAATGGCGAAGTGAAGAAAGTGCTATTCTTGTCGGAACTAGAACTGCTTCAATCGACAATCCTGCACTAACAGTAAGAAATTATTCCGGAAAAAATCCGGTTAGAATGGTCATTGACAAAGAATGTAAATTGCCCTTGACAAATTCTATATTTAATAATGAAGCGCAAACTTTGATCTTCAATGATAAAAAAAATCAAGTACTTGAAAATCTTGAATTCATTAAAATTGATTTTAACATAGAAATTCTAAATCAGATCAATCAAATTGCATTTGATAAAAAAATATTATCTATTCTTGTTGAAGGTGGAAGTAAAATTCATCAACAATATATTGATATGTCACTTTGGGATGAAATCCGGACCATCACTGCTCCACTTGAATTAATTAGCGGTACAAAATCTGCATCATTCACAGGGAATTTAAAAGACAAATTTCATCTCGGAAAAGATCTTATCAAAATCTTCACTCTAAACTCTTAA
- a CDS encoding M20/M25/M40 family metallo-hydrolase: MELLKTLCAIHSPSGNEDNIHSFLLNYINENSKTWKVRPEIFSGDDFQNCIVLVFGKPRTAVYAHIDNIGFTVRYGNQIVKVGGPKTEDGYLLTGKDDEGEIECTLRKSEEGELTYQYYREIERGTDLSFKHKWREDEESVQCCYMDNRLGVWNALQLCETITDGAIVFSCWEEHGGGSVAFLAKFLWDNYQIRKALISDITWITEGVHPGKGVVISMRDSGIPRQKFVREIIELAKKSNIPFQLEVENAGGSDGTEIQKQPYPIDWCFIGAAEENVHSPDEKVNKVDIESMVKMYKYLIETL; encoded by the coding sequence TTGGAATTACTGAAAACACTTTGCGCAATTCATTCACCATCAGGGAATGAGGACAATATACATTCATTTCTGTTGAATTATATCAATGAAAATTCAAAAACATGGAAGGTCAGGCCGGAAATTTTTTCAGGCGATGATTTTCAGAATTGCATTGTATTGGTCTTTGGAAAACCGCGTACTGCAGTTTATGCTCATATTGATAACATTGGATTTACAGTTCGTTATGGAAATCAGATCGTAAAAGTTGGCGGACCGAAAACGGAAGATGGTTATTTGCTGACAGGTAAAGATGATGAAGGTGAAATTGAATGTACACTTAGAAAAAGTGAAGAAGGTGAGCTGACTTATCAATATTACCGGGAGATCGAAAGAGGAACTGATCTTTCATTCAAACACAAATGGCGGGAGGATGAAGAAAGTGTTCAATGTTGTTATATGGATAACCGGCTGGGTGTGTGGAATGCTTTGCAACTTTGTGAAACCATTACAGATGGTGCAATTGTATTCTCATGCTGGGAAGAGCATGGTGGTGGCAGTGTTGCTTTTCTTGCAAAATTTCTATGGGATAACTATCAGATCAGAAAAGCTTTGATCTCAGACATCACATGGATCACAGAAGGTGTTCATCCGGGAAAAGGAGTTGTAATCTCCATGCGTGACAGTGGAATTCCACGTCAGAAATTTGTACGCGAGATAATTGAACTTGCAAAGAAAAGTAATATTCCATTCCAGCTGGAAGTAGAAAATGCCGGTGGCAGCGACGGAACCGAAATCCAGAAACAGCCCTACCCGATTGATTGGTGTTTCATTGGTGCAGCCGAAGAAAATGTGCATTCTCCTGATGAAAAAGTAAATAAGGTTGACATTGAAAGTATGGTTAAGATGTACAAATATTTGATTGAAACACTTTAA
- a CDS encoding acyl-CoA thioesterase, whose protein sequence is MITNEIKVRVRYAETDQMGYVYYGNYATYFEVARVELLRSVGFTYKKLEEEGIMLPVFEFSIKYFKPAFYDDLLTIKTTLEYNDGARIRFHYETFNESGTLLNKAETTLVFIDRTTNRPTIMPAKMKSVLS, encoded by the coding sequence ATGATCACAAATGAAATTAAGGTAAGAGTCCGTTATGCAGAAACAGATCAAATGGGTTATGTATATTACGGAAACTACGCCACTTATTTCGAAGTTGCCCGTGTTGAACTTTTACGATCGGTCGGATTTACCTATAAAAAACTGGAAGAGGAGGGAATAATGCTGCCCGTTTTTGAGTTCTCAATAAAATATTTCAAACCTGCTTTCTATGACGATCTGCTGACGATCAAGACTACTCTTGAATACAATGATGGCGCAAGAATCAGATTTCATTATGAAACATTTAACGAATCAGGAACACTTTTAAATAAAGCGGAAACAACTTTGGTATTTATCGATAGAACGACGAATCGACCAACGATTATGCCTGCAAAGATGAAATCAGTTTTGAGTTGA
- a CDS encoding 5'-nucleotidase C-terminal domain-containing protein, which yields MQSAMNEVLAVSTTSLERGLPESKLGNFLSDACMSSAKEKNMQADFAVFNTGGLRRPLPSGNITRGDVFELMPFENTLVILSMNGGDVKKLVNFIATKGGAPVSGIQLRIQDSVATNVFINNVALDTTKIYRVLTSDYLANGGDAFPFVTDKNWDAVNLKVRDALIEYLISQTKAGKKINVDLDGRITYGR from the coding sequence ATGCAGTCAGCCATGAATGAAGTTCTTGCTGTCAGCACTACTTCTCTGGAACGCGGATTACCTGAAAGTAAGTTAGGAAATTTTTTATCGGATGCATGTATGTCTTCTGCAAAAGAAAAAAATATGCAAGCTGATTTTGCAGTATTCAATACCGGCGGACTTCGTCGTCCATTGCCATCAGGTAATATTACAAGAGGTGATGTTTTTGAATTAATGCCATTTGAAAATACATTGGTTATTTTATCTATGAATGGCGGAGATGTCAAAAAATTGGTTAACTTCATCGCTACAAAGGGCGGAGCACCTGTTTCAGGAATACAACTGCGAATACAGGATAGTGTTGCAACAAATGTTTTCATTAATAATGTTGCATTGGATACAACTAAAATATACAGAGTACTCACGTCTGATTATCTGGCAAATGGCGGAGATGCTTTTCCTTTTGTCACAGATAAAAACTGGGATGCCGTAAATCTGAAAGTAAGAGATGCATTGATCGAATATCTTATTTCGCAGACAAAAGCAGGAAAAAAAATTAATGTTGATTTAGACGGACGAATCACTTATGGCCGATAG
- a CDS encoding metallophosphatase, whose translation MADRREFIKGIFGGIALAGLSSLPIDLFAKEDMTRLTILHTNDVHSRIDPFPPNDPKYPNMGGVARRAALIKKIRSTEKNVLLLDAGDIFQGTPYFNLYGGELEFKLMSEMGYDASTLGNHDFDNGIDGLVKQMPNMNFPFLNANYSFNDTLLENKVNEYKIFRRGNLKIGVFGIGIELRGLVDPKLTGNILYNDPLVNANRISTLLKNEEKCDLVICLSHLGYKYNDKKVSDSVLAKESSNIDLIIGGHTHTFLDEPTLIINKDGKEVLIAQVGWAGIKLGRIDYYFDSKKRKKDLMLSTVKISENTIGL comes from the coding sequence ATGGCCGATAGAAGGGAATTTATAAAAGGAATTTTTGGTGGAATAGCATTGGCAGGATTAAGTTCATTGCCAATAGATCTTTTTGCGAAAGAAGATATGACCAGGCTCACAATCCTTCATACTAATGATGTACATTCCCGAATTGACCCATTTCCTCCCAATGACCCCAAATACCCCAATATGGGCGGAGTTGCCCGCAGAGCAGCATTGATAAAAAAAATCAGGTCGACTGAAAAAAATGTTTTGTTGCTGGATGCAGGAGATATTTTTCAAGGAACACCTTATTTCAATTTATATGGAGGAGAACTGGAATTTAAGTTAATGAGTGAGATGGGATATGATGCTTCTACTTTAGGTAATCATGATTTTGACAATGGTATTGACGGACTTGTGAAACAAATGCCCAATATGAATTTTCCTTTTCTCAATGCAAATTATTCTTTCAACGATACGTTACTTGAAAATAAAGTTAATGAATATAAAATATTTCGTCGCGGAAATTTGAAGATCGGTGTCTTTGGCATTGGAATTGAACTGAGAGGTTTAGTCGATCCAAAACTTACAGGAAATATTTTATATAACGATCCGCTTGTTAATGCAAATAGAATTTCTACCTTGCTGAAAAATGAGGAGAAATGTGATTTAGTAATTTGTCTCTCTCATCTCGGTTATAAGTATAACGATAAAAAAGTTTCCGATTCTGTTCTTGCAAAAGAAAGTTCTAATATTGATCTTATCATCGGTGGCCACACACACACTTTCCTCGATGAACCAACACTAATCATCAATAAAGACGGCAAAGAAGTTTTAATTGCACAAGTCGGTTGGGCAGGAATCAAACTCGGACGAATTGATTACTACTTTGATTCAAAAAAAAGAAAAAAAGATTTAATGTTGTCTACTGTAAAAATTAGTGAAAATACAATAGGCCTTTAA
- the dnaA gene encoding chromosomal replication initiator protein DnaA: MEKTCESIWTKCLQIIKDNVSPQSFKTWFEPIKPIKLDGKVLTIEVPSQFFYEWLEEHYITLLRKTIRQQLGTDGRLEYSIVMENATADSKSYTVKIPTRSHSDLKNSPVNVPLNSTANTIRNPFIIPGLKKVNVESQLNPNYTFENFIEGDCNRLARSAGYAVSNKPGGTSFNPLLIYGGVGMGKTHLAHSIGIEIKNSHPGKTVLYVSSEKFTHQFIDAVRNNEQNDFVHFYQMIDVLIIDDIQFFAGKEKTQDVFFHIFNHLHQTGKQLILTSDKAPVDLQGMEQRLLSRFKWGLAADLQMPDLETRIAILNKKMYIDGIELPKEIVEYIAYSITSNVRELEGALISILAQASLNKKAVTLELAKQMIDKFVKNTTHEVSIDYIQKIVCDYFDLPIEMLKSKTRKRQVVQARQIAMYFAKSMTKSSLSSIGAHCGGKDHATVLHACRTVNNLIETDKKFKASVLELQKKISISGK, translated from the coding sequence ATTGAGAAAACTTGCGAGAGTATTTGGACAAAATGCCTGCAGATCATCAAAGACAACGTTAGTCCTCAGAGTTTCAAAACCTGGTTCGAGCCAATCAAGCCAATCAAGCTTGATGGTAAGGTCCTTACGATTGAAGTTCCAAGCCAGTTCTTTTATGAATGGCTTGAAGAACACTACATTACTCTTTTGAGAAAAACAATTCGTCAACAACTTGGTACAGACGGCAGACTTGAATACAGCATTGTAATGGAAAACGCAACTGCTGATTCAAAATCTTACACTGTAAAAATCCCAACCCGCTCTCATTCGGATCTGAAAAACTCTCCCGTTAATGTTCCGTTGAATTCTACTGCAAATACCATTCGTAATCCATTCATTATACCCGGGTTAAAGAAGGTAAATGTTGAATCACAACTCAATCCGAATTACACATTCGAAAATTTTATCGAAGGTGATTGCAATCGTCTGGCACGTTCTGCCGGCTATGCAGTGTCGAATAAGCCCGGTGGAACTTCTTTCAATCCCCTGCTGATCTATGGCGGTGTCGGAATGGGAAAAACTCACCTTGCGCATTCTATTGGTATTGAGATCAAAAATTCTCATCCGGGAAAAACTGTTCTTTATGTTTCTTCAGAGAAATTTACACATCAGTTCATCGATGCTGTAAGAAACAATGAACAAAATGATTTCGTTCACTTTTATCAGATGATCGATGTATTGATCATCGATGATATTCAATTCTTCGCAGGAAAAGAAAAAACACAAGATGTATTTTTCCACATCTTCAACCACTTACATCAAACAGGTAAACAATTAATTCTAACCTCTGATAAAGCTCCTGTGGATCTTCAGGGAATGGAACAACGTTTACTTAGCCGATTCAAATGGGGCTTAGCTGCTGACCTTCAGATGCCTGATCTCGAAACACGAATCGCTATTTTAAATAAGAAGATGTATATCGATGGTATTGAGCTTCCTAAAGAGATTGTTGAATATATCGCTTATAGCATCACTTCCAATGTTCGTGAACTTGAAGGTGCTTTGATCTCAATTCTTGCTCAGGCTTCTTTAAATAAGAAAGCAGTTACGCTCGAACTTGCTAAGCAAATGATAGATAAATTCGTGAAGAATACAACTCATGAAGTTTCTATCGATTACATCCAGAAGATCGTTTGTGATTACTTCGACCTTCCTATCGAAATGCTGAAATCTAAAACACGTAAGCGTCAGGTAGTTCAGGCTCGTCAGATAGCAATGTACTTCGCTAAAAGTATGACGAAGTCTTCCTTAAGTTCAATTGGTGCTCATTGTGGTGGGAAAGACCACGCAACCGTACTGCACGCTTGTCGTACAGTGAATAACCTCATCGAAACAGATAAGAAGTTCAAAGCCAGTGTGCTTGAATTACAAAAGAAAATTAGTATCAGCGGAAAGTAA